The Sphaerospermopsis torques-reginae ITEP-024 genome has a window encoding:
- a CDS encoding uracil-DNA glycosylase encodes MKLPNSWKSILAEELEKPYFNKLQEFLIEERQSYNIYPREEDVFSAFELTSYEEVNVLLLGQDPYHDETQAHGLCFSVKPGIKPPPSLVNIFKELKADVGCDIPNHGYLVNWAKQGILMLNAVLTVRAHTPNSHKNQGWEIFTDAVIEKVNEKSDPVVFVLWGGYAQKKLKLIDTSRHLVIKSAHPSPLSARNGFFGSKPFSAINSALRGWGKPEIDWELPILDFGF; translated from the coding sequence GTGAAATTGCCTAATTCTTGGAAATCAATTTTAGCGGAAGAATTAGAGAAACCTTATTTTAATAAACTGCAAGAGTTTTTAATTGAAGAAAGACAATCTTATAATATTTATCCCAGGGAAGAAGATGTTTTTTCAGCTTTTGAATTAACGTCTTATGAAGAGGTAAATGTTTTGTTATTGGGACAAGATCCTTACCATGATGAAACCCAAGCTCATGGTTTATGTTTTTCTGTGAAACCGGGGATTAAACCACCACCATCACTGGTAAATATTTTCAAAGAATTAAAAGCAGATGTGGGTTGTGATATTCCCAATCATGGTTATTTGGTGAATTGGGCTAAACAAGGTATTTTGATGTTAAATGCAGTGTTAACAGTGAGGGCGCACACACCAAATTCCCATAAAAATCAAGGGTGGGAAATTTTCACTGATGCGGTGATTGAAAAGGTTAATGAAAAATCCGATCCAGTGGTTTTTGTGTTGTGGGGTGGCTATGCACAAAAGAAGCTGAAATTAATTGATACCAGCCGACATTTAGTCATTAAATCTGCCCATCCTTCACCCCTTTCCGCACGTAATGGCTTTTTTGGTAGTAAACCTTTTTCAGCTATTAATTCAGCTTTAAGGGGTTGGGGTAAACCTGAGATTGATTGGGAGTTGCCGATTTTGGATTTTGGATTTTAG
- a CDS encoding phosphomannose isomerase type II C-terminal cupin domain: MSQHENEIKSNIEKCSSHSGERYWGHVEVIEEGENYRISRVEIKPRHGIKPQIHYHRHEHWVVVSGVAKVTCGDKEILLNSNQSTYVPAATLHKVENPGSIPLVILEIQNGEYLGEDDIERPEE; the protein is encoded by the coding sequence ATGAGTCAGCATGAGAATGAGATAAAGTCCAATATTGAAAAATGTTCTTCTCATTCAGGGGAACGTTACTGGGGTCATGTGGAAGTCATAGAAGAGGGGGAAAATTATCGAATTAGTCGGGTGGAAATTAAACCTAGACACGGTATTAAACCACAAATCCATTATCATCGTCATGAACATTGGGTTGTAGTTTCTGGTGTGGCCAAGGTAACTTGTGGTGATAAGGAAATATTGTTAAATAGTAACCAGTCAACTTATGTACCTGCTGCAACTTTGCATAAGGTAGAAAATCCTGGTTCTATTCCTTTAGTAATTCTAGAAATTCAAAATGGTGAATATTTAGGGGAAGATGATATAGAACGTCCTGAAGAATAG
- a CDS encoding TIGR03279 family radical SAM protein, with translation MSTIQPAKITKVLPESIAAEIGFEAGDAIVAINGIKPRDLIDYQFLCADEFLELEVLDARGKTHQIEIEKDYDDDLGLEFATALFDNLIQCNNRCPFCFIDQQPPGKRSSLYLKDDDYRLSFLYGSYLTLTNLPEKEWQRIEQMRLSPLYVSVHATEPEVRTRLLKNPRAGQILQQLKWFQERRLQIHAQVVVCPGINDGEHLEKTLRDLTSFHTGEIPAVASVAVVPVGLTRFRPQEDELVPVTREKAKEVISQVKLLCQEFKQKYGSNVAWLADEWFLIAGEELPSEAEYEEYPQLDNGVGSIRLFIKQFTHAANELLPAKIFPEKKLTWVVGNAVETAFKPLVKQLNNVEGLDVKMRALYSDYWGQNISVTGLLTGHDLLYHLKGQDLGDGILLPSVMLKHGELIFLDDMTVEEVSHQLNISIFPVAGVEDLINTCCQ, from the coding sequence ATGTCTACCATTCAACCTGCAAAAATTACCAAGGTGCTACCCGAATCCATCGCTGCTGAAATTGGCTTTGAAGCTGGTGATGCGATTGTGGCTATTAATGGGATAAAACCCCGTGATTTAATTGATTATCAATTTTTGTGTGCAGATGAATTTTTAGAACTAGAAGTATTAGATGCTCGCGGTAAAACTCATCAAATTGAAATTGAAAAAGATTATGATGATGATTTAGGATTAGAATTTGCAACGGCATTATTTGATAATTTAATTCAATGTAATAACCGTTGTCCATTTTGCTTTATTGATCAACAACCACCTGGTAAACGTTCCAGTTTGTATTTAAAAGATGATGATTATCGGTTGAGTTTCTTGTATGGTTCTTATTTAACCTTAACGAATTTACCAGAAAAAGAATGGCAACGAATTGAACAAATGCGATTATCTCCCTTATATGTTTCTGTTCATGCGACAGAACCAGAAGTGAGAACTAGACTATTAAAAAATCCCCGTGCAGGACAGATTTTACAACAACTCAAATGGTTTCAAGAAAGACGTTTACAAATTCATGCTCAAGTAGTAGTTTGTCCAGGAATCAATGATGGTGAACATCTAGAAAAAACATTAAGAGATTTGACATCATTTCATACAGGAGAAATACCAGCAGTAGCATCAGTAGCAGTTGTTCCCGTTGGTTTAACCCGATTTCGTCCTCAAGAAGATGAACTAGTACCTGTAACAAGAGAAAAAGCCAAAGAAGTGATATCTCAAGTGAAATTACTGTGCCAAGAATTTAAACAAAAATATGGTTCTAATGTAGCTTGGTTAGCGGATGAATGGTTTTTAATTGCTGGTGAAGAATTACCAAGTGAAGCGGAATATGAAGAATATCCACAACTAGATAATGGTGTGGGTTCTATTCGCTTATTTATTAAACAATTTACCCATGCAGCTAACGAATTATTACCAGCAAAAATCTTTCCTGAAAAAAAATTAACTTGGGTGGTAGGTAACGCAGTAGAAACGGCATTTAAACCACTGGTTAAACAGTTAAATAATGTAGAAGGTTTGGATGTAAAAATGCGTGCTTTATATAGTGATTATTGGGGGCAAAATATCAGTGTTACCGGATTATTAACCGGACATGATTTACTGTACCACTTAAAAGGACAAGATTTAGGAGATGGTATTTTATTACCCAGTGTCATGCTCAAACATGGTGAGTTAATATTTTTAGATGATATGACAGTAGAAGAAGTATCGCATCAGTTGAATATCAGCATATTCCCAGTTGCGGGAGTTGAGGATTTAATTAATACTTGTTGTCAGTAG